CCCAGGATTCGCCGGAGCCGGGCACGGAGGCGTCCACCAGCAGCAGTTCCTCGCCCCAGTCGGCGAAGACGCGGTCCGGGTCATCCATCCGCACGGCGCGGATCACGGAGAAGCCGCGTTCCTGCAGGGCGTCGACCTCCTGGGGAGTCCGCTCGCCGTGCAGCTGGATCCAGCTGAGACCGGCCTCCTCGGCCAGCGCGGCGGCCTGTTCGGCGTCCTCATGACGGAACACGCCCACGGCGGCGACTTCGGCGGGGACCTCGGCCAGCAGAGCCCGCACCTGCTCCGGGCTGACTTCGCGAGGGCTCGGGGTGAGCACGAAACCGACGGCCTGTGCACCGGCCTCGACGGCGGCGCGCACCGATTCGGGCGTGCTCAAGCCGCACACTTTCACGAACATCTACTGGTCCTCCCCGTGGATTGTCACCTCTGACGGTACCAAGAGGACACCGCGCGGCCCTAAGATGCCCCCTTCACCGAGGCCCCGGTGACGCCGCCTCCCCCGGGTCCGGCCGGAGTACTAGGCTGGTCGTGACGAGAGGAACCCATGGAGATCATCCGCTTTTCCAGCATCCGGCCCGAGCCCTGGCGCAACGGCGGCGGTGTCACGCGGGAGATCGCCCGGCACCCCCGCGGGGCCTCGGACGGTTCCTGGGACTGGCGCGTCAGCATCGCGGAGGTGGGCAAGGCCGGCGACTTCTCCACGTTCCCGGGCATGGAACGCGTCATCTCGGTGATCGACGGCGAGCTGCTCGTGCTGACCGTCGACGGCGAGGAGAACGCCATGGAGCGGTACCGGCCGTTCCGCTTCTCCGGGGACGCCGTCTCCTCCTCCGCACTCCCGACCGGGGACATCCGGGACCTGAACGTGATCGCCCGCCGCGGCGCCTTCAAGGGATACCTGTCCATCCTCGAGCTGTCGAAGAAGCGCGCGCATCCGATCTTCGAGGGCCAGCTCGCGATCCTTCTCGAGGGCAAGGCGTCGGTGGCCGAAGAGCGCGGCGAGGAGTCCGGCGACGGGCAGGTGGAGCTGGGCCGGTACGACGCCGTCGTCGGCTCCGACGAGGCGAGTCCCGAACTGCTCGGCCGGGGTTTCGTCGCGATCGTGTCGCTCGACCCCGCGGATCCCGCGGACGCCTGAGCAGCGCCTGACCGGGGCCTGACCCGGACCTGACCCGCCATCGCGCCCGTTCCGTAGAGTGGGCGCATGGACTCACTCACACATCCGCTCCAGGACATCACCATCCGGCGCATCTCCGTGGGCGGGATGGACAACAACGTCTACCTGCTGACCTCGCGGTCCTCCGGTGACCAGGTGCTGATCGACGCGGCCGACGACCTGCCGGCCATCCAGGCACTCCTCGCCGACTCGGCCGCCGACACCGACGCCACGCCCCAGCTGAAGCTCATCGCCACGACCCACCAGCACTGGGATCACGTGCGCGCGCTGCCCGGACTCGTCGAGGCTACCGGCGCCCCCACGGCCGCAGGGGCCGACGACGCCGCGGCGCTGCCCGTCCCGGTGGACGTCGCCTTGGGGCACGGGGACGTGAGCGGCTTCGACGGTTTCGCGCTCACCGCGGTGCACCTGCGGGGCCACACGCCGGGCTCGATCGCCTATGTGTACCAGGACCCCGCCGGCCCGGCGCACATCTTCAGCGGGGATTCCCTCTTCCCTGGCGGCGTCGGGAACACGGACAAGGATCCGGCCCGTTTCACCTCACTCCTGAACGACGTGACCGAGCGCCTCTTCGACGTCTACCCGGACGACACCATCGTGCACCCCGGCCACGGCGCCCCCACGACGCTCGGCGCCGAGCGCCCGCACCTCGACGAATGGCGCGCCCGGGGCTGGTGAAAGCCCCTTAAAAACCCATCGACTGCTCCATAGGATGCCGAAATCCCGGGAAATCCGGAGAAAACGACATCCTATGGAGCAGTCGATGGTTAAGGTGCGAGGCCTCAGCGGCCGCGGCGCTCGTTCGACGCCGGGGCGGACGCGCGGCGCGGACCCTTGCGGGGCGGACGGCCGGCACCGGACTTCTGCCCGCCGGCGCCGAAGGAACCGCCCGAGGTGCCCCCGGTGTTCGAGGACCACACGGTCGAACTGCCGCCACGCGGCGCGGCGGAACGCTGGCCGGTGCGCGGAGCGGAGGACCGCTCACCACGAGCCGGACGGTCAGCACGGGCCGGACGCTCACCGCGGGGCGCCCGCTCAGCACGAGGAGCACGCTCGCCGCGAGGCGCACCGTGTTCCGGACGAGCCTGGGCAGGACGGTCGTTGCGCGAGCCGGTGGCGCCGGCAGCGGCGGAGCCGCCCTGGCCGCCACGACGGGCACGCTTGCGCTGGGCGTTCGCACCGGTGGACTTGCCGCCACCCTGCTGCGGGGCCTTGGCGGCCATCACTGCGGCACGGGACGCGGGGTCCACGGCGTCGGCCTGCTCGCCCACGAAGTCGAGGATCTCGTTGGAGCCGGGAGCCACAGGGGTGAACGGGGCCTTGACGCCGGCTGCGCGGAGGAGCTTCTGCACCTCGGAGCGCTCCTCCGGCAGGACCAGGGTCACCACGGTGCCCTCGGCCCCGGCACGGGCGGTGCGGCCGGAACGGTGCAGGTACGCCTTGTGCTCCGCGGGAGGATCGACGTGGATCACGAGTTCGACCTCGTCCACGTGCACACCCCGGGCGGCGACGTCGGTGGCCACCAGGACCCGGACCTCGCCGGAGGAGAACTCCGCCAGGTTGCGGTCACGGGCGTTCTGGGACAGGTTGCCGTGCAAGTCGACGGCGGGGATGCCGTTGGCGGTCAGCGCCTTGGCCAGCTTCTTGGCGGCGTGCTTGGTGCGCGTGAAGAGCACGCGCTTGCCCGCGCCGGACGCCAGGTCGTTGATGAGGAGCTTCTTGGCGTCCTTGTCCTTCGCCAGGAACACGTGGTGCTCCATGGTGGTGACGGCGGCCTGGGGAGCGTCCACGGAGTGCGTGACCGGCTTCTGCATGTAGCGGTTGACCAGCTTGTCCACGCCGTTGTCCAGCGTGGCGGAGAACAGCAGGCGCTGGCCACCGGCCGGGGTCGCATCCAGGATGCGGCGCACCACGGGGAGGAAGCCGAGGTCGGCCATGTGGTCGGCCTCGTCCAGGACGCTGATGCTCACCTGGTCCAGGGACACGATGCCCTGCTTCATGAGGTCCTCGAGACGGCCGGGGCAGGCGATGACGATGTCGACGCCGGCCGCCAGGGCCTTCTCCTGACGCGTCTGGGACACGCCGCCGAAGATCACGGTGGTGCGCAGGCCCAAGGCCTCCGCGAGGGGTGCCACGGTGCGGTCGATCTGGGTGGCCAGCTCACGCGTGGGGGCCAGCACCAGGCCGCGCGGCTTGCGGGAGCCGGACGCGCGACGGCGAGCGCCGTCGTCGTCCGCGGCACCGGCGAGGCGGGTCACCAGCGGGATGGCGAAAGCGAGCGTCTTACCGGAGCCGGTCTGGCCACGGCCCAGGACGTCCCGGCCGGCCAGCGTGTCCGGCAGGGTTTTGACCTGGATGGGGAAGGGTTCGGTGATGTCCAGAGTGGCCAGGGCGGAAGTGATCCCGGCTGGCACGCCAAGGGAAGAAAAAGAAGTCATAGGGAAGAAAGTCCTCAGGCAGCGTGGCTCACGTGCTGAATCGCACAGGCCAGACGTACTAGTCTACCAGTGCCCGTGTGCGTGGCGCGATCAGCAGCATCGCCACCCCGCAGGCCGCCGCCACCGCGAACACCCCGGCGTAGGCGTTGCCGGTCCCGACGAGCGCCGCGAAGACCAGCCCGGAGACCGCCACGCAGAGGGCGTTCCCCAGGGAGTCGGCCATGGCGAGGGCGGAGCTGTTGAACCCCTGCTCCCCCGGTCGCGACAGCGCCAGCACCATGACGCTCAGGCGCGGGAACATGAGCCCCATGCCGGCCCCGCCGAACAGCCACACCGCGATCAGCGCCCAGGCGGGTCCCTGGAACAGGATGACCAGGAAGATCCCCACGACGACGGCTGCCACCATCGCCGAGCCGATCCGCACCGCGCGGTGATGCGGCAGCCGCGTGGCGCCGAGCCGGCCCTGGATCCCCGAGCTGATGCCCCAGGAGACCGCGCTGCACGTCAGGGCCAGGCCCGCGAAGGACGGTTCGAAGTGGTAGATCTCGAACAGGACCTTCGGCAGGTAGACCTCGGTGCCGAAGAACGCGGCGGAGCCGATGGCACGGGTCAGGACCACGCTCGGCAGCCCGCGCTGCGCCGTGAGCGTGCCCCGCGGGATGAGCGGGCGGATGGCCAGGATGCAGACCGCGGCCATCGCGAGGGCGAGCACCCAGCCGACCACCGGAACCTCACTGCTGAGGTTCAGGCCCATGACACTCGCGGCGGCCAGCACGGCCCAGAGCAGACGGCCCCAGGGATACGGGCCGGCGCGGTTCGGTGCGGCGTGCTGCTGGTCGTGGCTGATCCTCCGGAGCGCCGGGACGAGCCCGAGCAGGGCCGGGACCACCAGGATCAGCACGCCCAGAAAGACCCAGTGCCAACTGGCCACCTGGGCCACCAGACCGCCGATGTACGGGCCGAGGATCGACGGCAGCACCCAGGCCGCGGCGAAGGCGGCGAACATGCGGGCGTGCAGATCGGCGGGGTAGGCCTTGCCGACCAGGACGGTCAGGGCGACGCCGTTGGCCCCTCCCGCGAACCCCTGGACGATCCGGCCCAGAACCAGCAGTTCCATGGTCGGGGCCGTGCCCGCGATCACGAGGCCGACCGTGAAGAGGGCCACCGAGGCGTAGATGGCGCCGACCGGCCCGCGGCGGTCGGACCAGCTGCCCGCCAGGACCATGCCGATCACGCTGGCGGCCATCGGACCGGCGAAGGCGAGGGCGTAGAGCTGCTGCCCGCCGAGTTCCTGGGCCGCCACGGGCATGACCGTGGTGACGGCCATCGACTCGAACGCGTTGAACACCACGAGGGACAGCAGACCCAGGCTGGTCAGGGTGTACGGAGGGCTGAAAACACCGTGGTGGGAGGAGGGGGCGGCAGATGGCACAGCACCTATTTGAGCGCCTGCCCGAGCCCCGTGCCAACGTCCCGGGAACGCCGTCCAGTCAACCGAACACGAGTGCACAGCGGGGGTGGTTTTCTCCGGTGCCGAAGCGGCTTCCCGGGGGTGTCGGCCCGCCTTTCCCCGGCAGTCTGGACATCCCCCGCGCTGGGGCGGCGGGGACCGTCCACTCGGGTGGGGAAACCCGCGGCGGCAGCGGACGGCCGACGTCGGCGGCCCGGCTGTGCGCACGGCGGGCCGGGCGGGTTCCGCATCTTCGCGGTCGCGCCTAGGCTGGGAGCACATCACCGCATTTCAGACGGGAGAACACCCCATGGCCTGCCGCATCAGTGAACTCGTCTTCGGCTGCCGCGAACCCGAGGTCCTCGCCGACTTCTGGTGCAAGGTTCTGGACTTCGTGGTCCTGGGCCGGGAGGACGACGGGTCCGTGGAGATCGGCGCGCGGGACGGCTTCGGCGGCTCGCAGCCCACTCTGTTCTTCAGCTACCGGAATCAGCCCGAACCGGGCAAGTCCCGCCTGCACATCGACCTCAATGCGACGGACCAGGAGCAGGAGGCCGAGCTCGAACGGCTCCTGGCCCTCGGTGCACGGCCCGCAGACATCGGCCAGACCGGCGACGAGGCGTGGCACGTCCTCGCCGACCCGGAGGGCAACGAGTTCTGCCTGCTCAAGCCGCGCATCGCCCCCGTCCCGGTCCCGGCGGGCTGAGGTTCACCGACTTCTGAGGACGGCCCGGGGCACGTCGCAGCCGCTCCCGACGACGTCACCCACGTGGACTAGAGTGGCCAGGAACAGCCGACACCCCTGAGCCTTCCCGGCCGGTTCGACCTCTGCGCCGTTCCGCCCGGTGACCGATGGACGTCGTGTCAGGCAGAAGGTCAGGACCGCAGAGGAGGACGAGCCGCCGTGGCGCCAGGCAAGACTCCCTCGTCCAAGACCCCCTCGTCCCCCCGCCGGATCACCCTCAACCACGTGGCCGAACGGGCGGGCGTCTCGCGTTCCGCGGCGTCCTTCGTCATGAGCGGACGAACGGATCAACGCCTGTCCGCCGAGGTGTTCGCCCGCGTCCGCGCGGCGGCGGAAGAACTGGGATACAAACCGAATCTGACCGCTAAAACCCTCAGAACGGGGCGCTCGGGCACGGTGGCGCTCGTCTCGGACTTCGTCAGCACCACATCGTTCGCCAGCACGATGGTGCGTGGCGCTCTCGAGGAGCTCTGCCAGCGTGATTCGCTGCTCTTCACCGTGGACACCCACGGCCGCGAGGAACTCGAATCGCGACTGCTGGACAGCCTTCTGGCCCGCAACATCGACGGCGTCCTGTATGCCTCGATGTTCACCCGGTCCGTCACGGTTCCGCCGGTCCTGAAGGACACCCCCGTCGTCCTGCTGAACTGCCTCTCCGACGACGGCGGCGGGATCTCGGTGATCCCTGACGAGGCCTCGGCCGGCGCGGATGCGGCGCGTCTCCTCCTGGAGGCCGGCCACCTCCGGGACATCTGGTTCGTCGGTTCGATGCCCCCGGGCCAGGTGGGAGGCACGATCTGGCCCCCTTGGGCGCCACTCGCACTCTCGGAACGGCGCGAGGGAATCGATCGCGCTCTGAAGAACGCAGGCACGTCCCTCGCGGGCAGCGTGGTGGTGGAGGACGACTGGGACATCGCCAACGGCCGCGCCGCCGTCGCCGGGCTCCTGGCGAGCGGTGAGCGCCCCCGGGCCCTGATCTGCGTCAACGACGCGGTGGCCATCGGCGCAGGCCAGGCTCTCCGGGCCGCCGGGCTGCGCATTCCCGACGACGTGTCCCTGGTCAGTTTCGACGGCACCCCGTTGGCGCAGGCCGGCGAACCCGCACTCACCACCATCGCGCTCCCCCATCTGGAGCTGGGTCGCCGCGCCGCGTCCCTCCTCTTCGACCCGGACCGCACTCCCCGCCGTATCCGGGTCCCCATGCCGGTGGTTCCCGGGGGTTCCATCGCCGGCCCACGCACCGGTCTCTGACTCCACACGTCGGCACCTCCACCGGCTCCTTCAGGCATGCCGCCTCTCCTGTCGGATGACCTCTTTACAGCGAGTGCTAAATCGATCTAGCATTCATGTGTCCGACCGAACGGCATCTCATTCAGCCTTCGGATGCTGGAGTACAAAGGAGTAATCACATGGATGGATCGCGCCGCTTCGGGGCGATGAGCCCCAACCCCTGGTGGGTCGGTTTCGTCTGTGGAATGGCGACTTTCGTGGACGCCGCCGCCACCACGGGCATCGGCATCGCGTTCGTCCTCTTCCAGGCGCCGGCGCCGGGCGCGCCAGGACTCACGCCGGATCAGATCGGGATGCTCACCGGTGTTCTGACCGCCGGCGTCGCCATCGGCTCGCTTCTGGGAGGTCGGCTGGGAGACCGTTTCGGGCGCCGGACCGTCTTCCTCACGACCATGGCCCTGATCGTGATCGGGGCGGCCACACCGTTCCTCGGCACCGGCTTCGGGACGCTTCTGCCGGGCGTGGCTCTGATCGGCCTGGGCGTCGGCGCTGATCTGCCGGTCGCTCTGGCCACCATTTCGGAAGCCGCCACCGACCGTAACCGGGGAAAGATCATCGTGTTCTCCAATCTGCTGGGCGGATTCGGAATTCTCCTGGCGGTCGTGCTCGGCATCCAGTTCGGCGCTCTGGGACCCGACGGCGGAAGGATCATCTTCGGCGCCTTCGGCGGCGCAGGCCTTCTGGTCCTCGCACTGCGCCTGACAATCCCCGAATCCCGGACGTGGCTGCTGGCCCGGAGTTCGGAGGAGCCGGCGGCCCGCACCACACGCTTCACCACTGCGCGGCTCGCCGATCTGGGCAAGGCGCCGCTGCGGAAGCCACTGTTCATCCTCCTGGCGTACTACACGCTCACGTCCCTGGCCATCAGTGTCGCGGGCAGCTTCGGAACGTTCGTGGCGGTGAATGTCGCCCACCTCCCGGTCAGCGAATACCAGACCTGGACCCTTCTGGCGATGCCCGCGGCCGTCATCGGGGCGCTGTGGTTCATGTCAGTCGCCGACACCCGGTTCAGAATGATCTACTTCATCCTCGGAGCCGTCACCGTGGTCGTCTCCAACCTGGTGCCGGTCCTGTTCGGCTTCTCACTGCCCACCCTGGTCATCTCCGTGATCGGGTCGACGTTCGCCGGCGCATTCTGCTTCGAAACCATCATGAAGGTGTGGACGCAGGAGTCCTTCCCCACGATGCTCCGGGCCACGGCCCAAGGGACGATCTACGCCGTGGCACGGTTCGCCACTGCCGGACTCAACGTCGTCACCCCTGCTCTCCTCGCTCTGAATCCCTTCGGGGTCTATGCCGGAGTCGCCGCGGTCGCCGCGCTGGGCTTCCTGATCGGATGGCTCGGCTTCCGCCGCAACACCATCAACCACTTCACCCTCCCCAGCCCCGGCCGGCCGTCCGCGTCCGCCCGGCCCGACGTCGTCGCCGCGCCCTAGTTGATTCACGCCACAGGAAAGCTCACCACGATGGATCTCCGACCATTTCACACGACGGTTGACGGCCTCACGCTCCGGGGCTCCCACTACCTGCCGGTCGACCGCGCGCCCCGGGAAACCGCCGTGCTGTTTCACGGGTTCGGGGGCTCCCGGGTGGAAACCACGGGCGTGTTCGTCACCCTCGCCAGGGCCCTGACCGACGCCGGGGTCGCCGTCGTCGCCTATGACCGCGCGGGACATGGGGAGAGCGACGGCGACTTCTTCACCACCACCGCGTCGGGCGACATCCGCCAGGCGCACCGGGTCCTGGAGGCGGTCACCTGCCTCGAAGGGGCATCGGGCGGTGAGGTGCATCTGGTCGGCATGAGCCTGGGCGCGGTGATCGCGTCCGTCGTGGCGGCGGAAAGCCCGCTGCCGATCCGTTCGCTGACCATGTGGTCCACCGCCGCGGTCTTCACCGACGACATCAGATCAGGCCGGCTTCAGGGGAAATCCCTGGAATCCCTCGACACCGACGGGTTCTTCGACTTCCTCGGCATGCGGCTCGGCCCCGACATGCGGGACGACGCCCTGACGTTCGACGTGTACGGGCGCGCGGCCCCGTACCGGAATCCTGCGCTGCTGCTGCATGGCGACGCCGACTTCGTCCCCGTCTCCTACGCTGCCCGCTATCTCGAGGACGATGTCTTCGGCTCCCGGGCCGAATTGCAGGTCGTCTCCGGGGCCGACCACGGATGGGCGCAGCTTCCTCAACGGGATCGGCTGATCGAACGCACCACTGATTTCATCCTCAGCAACACCCACGGAAAGAAACCATGAACACCACCTCCCTTCGCGCCGGCCTCGGCGAAGTCGTCGACCTCGACGGCGGCAGCGTCCTTCTGAGTGGACATCTGGACACGATCCGTTCCTCCGGCGTCCGCCCCGTGCGGATCCCCACGGCGGCCTGGCAGAAGTTCCCGCCCCACGGCGAGAACTTGCGCGCGGTCACCATGCAAGCGAGCGGAGTGCGCATCGCCTTCGAAACGGCCTCCACCCGGGTCACTCTCCGCGTCCGGTGCACACGCTTCCAGGTCGAGGACTTCCTGGGCGCCCGGAACCAGTTCGTGGCTGAAGTCGAGGAACGCGAAGTGGGCCACGTCGAGTCTCCTGTGAACGCGGTCCTGAAGGTCAGTCTGGCAGGAGACCGGGCGCAGCTCCTCGGGGCCGGCGTGCCCTCGGACATCGTCTTCGATGCGCTCCCGGCCGGGCCGAAGAGGGTCGTCATCTGGCTTCCGCAGGGAATGATCGTCGACCTAATCGGCCTTCACGGCGATGCCCCCATCACCGCCTCAGAACCTCTCCGCCGCCCGGTGTGGATCCACCACGGAAGCTCGATCAGCCACTGTGTGGAGACCCCCTCGCCGACGGGCGTCTGGCCGGTCATCGCAGCGAAAGAGGCTGGGCTGGACGTCCTCAACCTCGGTTTCGGCGGGCAGTGCATGCTGGATCCGTTCGTCGCGGATGCCATCGCCTCGACGCCGGCCGACGTGATCTCCCTGAAGGTCGGGGTCAACATGGTGGGCGCCCGTTCCTTCGACCAGCGCACGTTCGCCCCGGCCCTGCACGGGTTCATCGACCGGGTGCGCGCCGGCCACCCGGACACACCCATCGTGCTGGCCTCGTCGATCCTGTGGCCGGGCAGTGAGGACACCCCCGGCCCGTCGGACGTCGAGTTCCTCCCGGGCGGCTCGCTGCGGTGCTTCACCGCCGGCGCCAAGGACGATGTCCTCAAGGGAGCGCTGACCCTGCAGGAGTCCCGGCATCACGTGGCCCACGTGGCGGGGGTGAGGGCAGCCGCGGGGGAGAAGATCCACTACCTCGAAGGCTTGTCCCTCTACGGTCCGCAGGATACGAAGCGCTTCACGCTGCCGGATTCGCTGCATCCCGACGCCGAGCTCTACGCCGAGATCGGGCACAGGTTCGCCCGAATCGTCTTCGGGGAGGGCGGCCTCGTGCCCCGGTCCACGTTGGGCTGAGGTCACCCTCCAGACGGCACGGCATACCGGCTCCGGCAGTCCGCACAGCACGGCTACCGAGCCGGGCCGCTCCGCTTTCGACGCCATCTTTCCCTGCCCGCAGTGTTACGGTCGCGCCAGGCGAAGCGGGCCCGCACCTCCCGCACACCCCGGCACATCCCGCACACCAGAGAGCGTTTCATGACCATCCTCCAGTCGATCCTGCCCATCATCGTCTCGCTCATCGCGGGTTACGGCCTGGGCAAACTGCTGCCCCAGCCGGCCAACACGCTCCTGATCAGGCTGATCGGCCCTCTCGTCTGGCTCTTGCTGTTCCTCATCGGATCGGAATTCGGCGAGGTCATCTCGACGGCGGAATCGGCGGGCAAAGTCCTGGGAACCGCCATGTCGTTCGCCCTTCTGGCCACTCTGATCCCATTCGCCCTGATTTTCGCCACGCGCCCGCGCACTTTGATGAAGGCCGCCGGCCGTCAGAGTTTCCGATGGGCTCACCTGTGGCACCCCCTCAGAGAGTGCGTGGTGGCGGTGGCCATGGTGGGGCTGGGCTGCGGGTTCCATCTGGCGAACAAAGCACTGTTCGACGGCGGCGTGAGTCTTCCCACGAGCTCCACCTTCCTCCTCGTCCTCATCGTCCTGGTCGGCGTCGATCTGGCGGAGACGAAGCTCGGATCGCAGTGGTTCACGTGGCGCAATCTCTCGATCCCGGTCCTCGTCGTCGCGGGTTCGATGCTGGCCGGACTGCTCGCTTCCCTGATGACCGGCGAGTCACTGCGCACGTCCCTGGCCCTCACCAGCGGCTACGGATGGTTCTCGCTGTCGAGCGTTCTGGTGGGGGACCAACTGGGCCAGACCTACGGCACCATGGCCCTGATGATCGACCTCGCGCGCGAGCTGCTGGCGATCGTCATCCTCTATGCGCTGGGGAGCAGCCACCCCCACGCCGGAATCGGCAGCGCCGGTGCGACAGCTCTCGACTCCACTCTGCCGATCATCAAGCAGGCGTGCTCCCCGGAGGCCGTTCCGACCGCCATGGTCAGCGGGCTGATCCTGACCGTGCTGGCGCCGATCGCGATCACCACGGCACTGGCCTGAGAGAATGGCCGGACCGCGCGCACCCGTGGAACAGCCGATTCGGCGAGCACACCAGGGTGCGGCGACCAGCTCCGCTTCTCTCCTCAGGTGGTGACCCCTCGTGACCGACCAGCCCTCCGCGGCACCTCAACAGGGCCGCGCTCTCCAGCAGTCCCCGGTGTCGCCGTCGCTCGCGCTGACCATCCTTGCGGGTGGAGTCCAGCAGGACATCGCCAGGATCCTGGCGGAGCACGGAATGAACCCTCGCAAGCATGGAGCGCTGGGGCATATCCACAGGGAGCCGGGGATCTCCATCAGCGAACTGGCCCGGCGCTCGGGGATCACGGCGCAGAGCATGCACACGCTGATCGCGTCCCTCATCGCCGATGACCTCGTCCAGAGCACGATCCCCCGGCCCGGCGCTCCGGCGTCGCTGGCGGTGACGGACGCCGGAACGCACCTTCTCGCAGCCATCCGGGCAGAGCTCGCCGTGCTCGACGAGCGCTTGTTCGGCCCGGCGGCCCCTGCCGAGTGGCAAGCCCTGGCCCGGGCCGTGCACGCCGTGGCGGAGCTCCGGAAGCGGACCTGAAAACCGGCGGTTCACGGCAGAGCACAACCCACCCTTCAGCTAAACTGCAAGGTATCAGTTTGGCTGAAAGGTAGGCAGTGAACAACGTCATTCTCATCGCGCACGTCATCGGGGCCATCGTGCTCATCGGCCCGCCGACGGCCGCCGCCAGCATCTTCCCCCGCCACCTCACGGTCCGGGCGTCCGGCGAGACGGAACCGGAAGGACCAGACGACGCGTCCGGCGTGGCCGCGCAGAACCCGACCCTCCTTGCGGCCTTGCACCGCCTGACCCGCGTGTACAGCACGCTGGGGGCGGTAGTGCCCGCGCTGGGCATCATCCTCGCCGCGAGGATGGGAATCCTCAGCGACGGCTGGGTGATCACGTCCATGGCACTGACCGTGCTGGCTGCCTTGATCCTCGCCTTCGCCGTCGTCCCCCTTCAGCGCGAGGCGCTCCAGGGCGCCGTGGAACGTTCAGCGCTCCTGAAGCTGCGCGCCTCAGCGGGCGCGTTCGCCGTCCTATGGGCCGTCGTGGTCGCGTTGATGATCCTTCGGCCGGGAGCCTCCGCATGAGCCCGCAGGATGAACGCACGCCGTCCCGAGCGGTCCTGAGGGCTGTGCCCTGGATGGGGATCGTCGAACTGTGCACGCTCAGCGTGATGCTCCTCAATCTCCTGACGCTTCGCGACCGGCTCATCCCGGCAGTCGTGGGTCCGCTCCACGGGCTGACCTGGGTGGCGCTGGTCATGGTGGCGGCACTCGCCGGGGGACTCTCCCGCCGGGACCGCGTGCTGCTGGCGATCCCCGCGATCGGAGGCCTCGCGGCCGCGGCCCGGCTCGCGGGGCGTTCCCGCAGGAAGACCGGGGGTGAAGGCTGAAATCATCACGCGCGACGACGGCGCGGGCGCGGGCCCGCTGAGCGCGCACGTCAGGGACGCCGAACGGTTCCCGGACCGCCTGCGGAGAACAGCTTCCGGTAGTCCTGCAGTGACCGCCCCGTGCACCGCTTGAAATGTGTCCGGAGATTGGCGCCGGTCCCCATGCCGACCGCCCGGGCGATCGCTTCCACGGAGAGCTCCGTGCTCTCCAGATACTCCTTGGCCCGTTTCACCCTCGCCTGGATGAGCCAGCGTCCGGGCGGCATCCCCTGCTCCGCCGCGAACCGCCGTTCGAAGGTCCGCGCGCTCAGGTGGGCACGTTCCGCCAGGGACGCCGTGGTGTGGTGGAGCTCGAGATGCCCTAGCAGCCATTCGACAAGCCCCGCCGTCGCCGGCCCGCGGTCGCCCCCGACCGGAGTCTCGATGTACTGGGCCTGCCCGCCTTCTCTGAACGGCGCCACGATGCACGCCCGCGCCACCGCATTGGCGATGCGCGTGCCGTGATCGGTGCGGATCAGATGCAGGCACAGGTCGAGCCCGGCGGCCACCCCGGCCGAGGTGAGCACCTCCCCCTCATCGACGAACAGCGCCTCAGGCTGGACGGCGACGGAAGGATGCCGCCGGGCCAAAAGGTCGCCGTGCCGCCAATGGGTGGTCGCGGCCCGCCCGTCCAGGAGGCCCAGGGAGCCGAGCAGGAACGCGCCGGAACAGATCGATG
The nucleotide sequence above comes from Arthrobacter woluwensis. Encoded proteins:
- a CDS encoding GlxA family transcriptional regulator — protein: MQNIVTVAVPGAPLFELGIPSRIFGAARDAAGAPLYDVAVVSADGKREVVTAEGLTLTTEPLEEKLRSADVVIVSSSESLLDPTESDRLARGLETLLGETATPRGRRIASICSGAFLLGSLGLLDGRAATTHWRHGDLLARRHPSVAVQPEALFVDEGEVLTSAGVAAGLDLCLHLIRTDHGTRIANAVARACIVAPFREGGQAQYIETPVGGDRGPATAGLVEWLLGHLELHHTTASLAERAHLSARTFERRFAAEQGMPPGRWLIQARVKRAKEYLESTELSVEAIARAVGMGTGANLRTHFKRCTGRSLQDYRKLFSAGGPGTVRRP